The Sporohalobacter salinus genome has a segment encoding these proteins:
- a CDS encoding tyrosine-type recombinase/integrase, producing MAHLRKRGDSWQVTVEAGRDPITGKRKRIYETVDGTKKEAEARMHELAHEVESGQYIEPSNLTVKEYLLQWLEDYCENTLAPSTFESYEMIIKSHLIPALGAIKLEDLEPMHIKKYQNHKLKSGRKDGKPGGLSKRTVQYHHRVLSKALKHAVKWRVIDNNPAEVIQAPSPDTPEIQAMTQEQIDNLLANANGWAYNMIYIAIFTGMRRGEILALRWKDVDLEEQLIRVRQSVTEISGGKLVFRKPKTKSSTRPINIDDDLVKLLKKARKEQKENKLRLGKKYNNEYNLVICQTNGNPTKPRRATKRFNQAAKRANLEEFRLHDLRHTHATLMLKAGVHPKVVQERLGHSTITQTLDTYSHVVPSMQKEAVQKLKNSLKK from the coding sequence ATGGCTCACTTACGCAAAAGAGGTGACAGTTGGCAAGTAACAGTTGAAGCTGGACGTGATCCGATCACAGGTAAAAGAAAGCGAATTTATGAAACTGTAGACGGAACTAAGAAGGAAGCAGAAGCTAGAATGCATGAATTAGCTCATGAAGTAGAATCAGGCCAATATATAGAACCATCAAACCTAACAGTAAAAGAATATCTATTACAGTGGTTAGAAGATTACTGTGAAAATACTCTGGCTCCTTCTACCTTTGAGAGTTACGAAATGATTATTAAAAGTCATCTTATTCCAGCTCTTGGAGCTATTAAATTAGAAGATTTAGAGCCTATGCATATCAAAAAGTACCAAAACCACAAACTGAAATCGGGACGTAAAGATGGTAAACCGGGAGGACTATCAAAACGAACAGTCCAATATCATCATAGAGTGTTATCAAAAGCACTTAAACACGCTGTAAAATGGAGAGTAATAGATAATAATCCAGCCGAAGTTATTCAAGCACCTAGTCCAGATACACCTGAAATACAAGCCATGACACAGGAACAAATAGATAACTTATTAGCTAATGCCAATGGGTGGGCTTACAATATGATTTATATAGCAATATTTACTGGTATGCGTAGAGGAGAGATCTTAGCTTTACGTTGGAAAGATGTAGATCTTGAAGAGCAGTTAATCCGTGTCCGTCAAAGTGTAACAGAAATATCTGGGGGAAAATTAGTTTTTCGAAAACCAAAGACCAAATCCAGTACCAGACCCATTAATATTGACGATGATCTAGTGAAACTCTTAAAAAAAGCTAGAAAAGAGCAGAAAGAAAATAAGCTCAGGTTAGGTAAAAAATATAATAATGAATATAATTTAGTTATCTGTCAAACCAATGGAAATCCAACGAAACCTAGAAGAGCTACAAAAAGATTTAATCAAGCAGCTAAAAGAGCAAACCTCGAAGAATTCAGATTACATGATCTGCGGCATACCCATGCAACCCTTATGCTTAAAGCTGGAGTTCATCCAAAAGTAGTCCAAGAAAGATTAGGGCATTCTACAATTACTCAAACACTAGATACCTATTCTCATGTAGTTCCGTCAATGCAAAAAGAAGCTGTTCAAAAACTAAAAAACAGCCTAAAAAAATGA
- a CDS encoding DUF1828 domain-containing protein, producing the protein MKICEKAINNYIKFIENNFSCKEKNGQIFIVTPFTLPDNDIIELKIEPLNNEEILLSDNCLVYDYLFFSGIEIENSSRRKRILNNKCRQYNVKFEKGELKITGNYEKIETYINKLINAIQEISLLTYTSRRIKKSSFKSEVSNFLNENKINYKQDYPFDGYSKEHKIDFFVKSKELEKVNLIQTINENSISISKVEKIAFAFSDIKRKNKYVNSISLIEDKNKNWTETQINILKSYSKLIKWNQKDKLLTEIA; encoded by the coding sequence ATGAAAATATGTGAAAAAGCTATTAATAACTACATTAAATTCATAGAAAATAACTTTAGTTGCAAAGAAAAAAATGGTCAAATTTTTATTGTCACCCCTTTTACGTTACCTGATAATGATATTATAGAATTAAAAATTGAACCACTAAATAATGAAGAAATATTACTATCTGATAACTGCCTTGTATATGATTATCTTTTTTTTAGTGGAATTGAAATTGAAAATTCAAGTAGAAGAAAAAGAATATTAAATAATAAATGCAGACAATATAATGTAAAATTTGAAAAAGGAGAACTGAAAATTACAGGAAACTATGAAAAAATAGAAACTTATATTAATAAATTAATTAATGCTATACAAGAAATCAGCTTATTAACTTATACTTCTAGAAGAATAAAGAAATCTAGTTTTAAAAGCGAAGTATCTAACTTTTTAAATGAAAATAAAATAAACTATAAACAAGATTATCCTTTCGATGGATATTCAAAAGAACATAAAATAGACTTTTTTGTAAAATCTAAAGAATTAGAAAAAGTAAATTTGATTCAAACAATAAATGAAAATTCAATTTCTATATCTAAAGTTGAAAAAATTGCTTTTGCCTTCAGTGATATTAAAAGAAAAAATAAATATGTTAATAGTATATCATTAATTGAAGATAAAAATAAAAATTGGACTGAAACTCAAATTAATATATTAAAAAGTTATAGCAAGTTAATAAAATGGAACCAAAAAGATAAATTATTAACTGAGATAGCTTAA
- a CDS encoding DUF6978 family protein has translation MITEMEADRIYNEPKILTDKVIKWRWNDFSGSYKLKANVITKKTSKNLDLHGVLRNNKFGFVLLYQNCIRIRRFDFEERHYNPDGTLITGPHKHKWHQEYEDKIAYEVSDIDISDINQAFHDFLDECKITKKGRYKDLLIY, from the coding sequence ATGATAACTGAAATGGAAGCAGATAGAATATATAATGAACCAAAAATCTTAACTGATAAAGTTATCAAATGGAGATGGAATGATTTTTCTGGTTCATATAAATTAAAGGCCAATGTGATCACTAAAAAAACTAGTAAAAACCTAGACTTACACGGAGTATTAAGAAACAATAAATTTGGATTTGTACTTTTATATCAAAATTGCATTCGTATAAGAAGGTTTGATTTTGAGGAAAGACATTATAACCCAGATGGCACACTTATTACAGGCCCTCATAAACACAAATGGCATCAAGAATATGAAGATAAAATTGCTTATGAAGTTTCAGACATAGATATTTCTGATATTAACCAAGCTTTTCATGATTTTTTAGATGAATGTAAAATAACTAAAAAGGGAAGGTATAAAGATTTATTGATTTATTAA
- a CDS encoding exonuclease domain-containing protein → MIKIIRWILGIITALITIGLLAEGKIIGTIILALITYKILPLKKKQKQSPISSSSTTKTKNNKSDNNDQKDEINIEHIKKIDLIGHATTSPNGTYKIVCKDRHYENGKKIGGKMAALKNDEVLFQKELPRPNDGKIANNGNCIINDWGTKNLSSTFYAFDSSGDILIKKNFKANLFQNSLSNDGKYAICSTANSNYEKHAGKLFFFNLSKTKLLWSVSPASGWGANEIKILPEQEKIILKYNDGTSYKYNFDGDFLDHEKLRKEKRANMSPYDHFQELKEKHKENLKEMSKEELESMLKKFTELLDTKIKNSKTKGSQLHRYMGEIHLELDNKSDALKHFKKALYINNRVGVKRKTKKLRKELSNKEKIINTAAFIDVETTGLSQQDKIIELAITLFEFDEKTGQIIEIKDSYSDLRDPGIKIPKDATKIHGLKNEDVKDKELNKDKIKDIIKKANYLIAHNASFDKRFVKELFPEVKNKTWLCSMNDINWKKKGFESKSLENLIKKHQIAEKQLHRAQNDVATSIELLNQESKNGKTYLYECLL, encoded by the coding sequence TTGATAAAAATAATAAGATGGATCCTTGGAATTATTACAGCCCTTATCACAATTGGTTTATTAGCAGAGGGAAAAATTATTGGAACTATAATATTAGCTCTAATAACTTATAAAATACTGCCGCTTAAAAAGAAGCAAAAACAATCTCCAATATCATCTTCATCAACAACTAAAACCAAGAATAATAAATCAGACAATAATGATCAAAAAGATGAAATCAATATAGAACATATCAAAAAAATTGACCTAATTGGTCACGCAACTACCTCTCCTAATGGAACCTACAAAATTGTTTGCAAAGATAGACATTATGAAAACGGTAAAAAAATCGGTGGTAAAATGGCTGCTTTAAAAAATGATGAAGTGTTATTTCAAAAAGAACTACCTAGACCCAATGACGGCAAAATAGCTAATAATGGAAACTGTATAATAAACGATTGGGGAACAAAAAATTTATCAAGTACTTTTTATGCTTTCGATAGTTCAGGAGACATCTTAATAAAAAAGAATTTTAAAGCTAATTTATTTCAAAACTCTTTATCCAATGATGGTAAGTATGCTATTTGTTCAACCGCCAACAGTAATTATGAAAAACATGCTGGAAAGCTGTTCTTCTTTAATTTATCTAAAACCAAACTTTTATGGTCAGTTTCTCCTGCTTCTGGTTGGGGGGCTAATGAAATAAAGATTCTCCCAGAACAAGAAAAGATAATTCTTAAATATAACGATGGAACTAGCTACAAGTATAATTTTGATGGAGACTTTTTAGATCATGAAAAGCTTCGAAAAGAAAAGCGAGCTAATATGAGTCCTTATGATCACTTTCAAGAATTAAAAGAAAAACATAAAGAAAATTTAAAAGAAATGTCAAAAGAAGAACTGGAATCTATGCTGAAGAAATTCACCGAGCTCTTGGATACTAAAATCAAAAATAGCAAAACTAAAGGCTCTCAACTCCATAGATACATGGGAGAAATACATCTTGAACTAGATAATAAATCTGATGCACTTAAACATTTTAAAAAAGCCCTTTATATAAATAACAGAGTAGGAGTTAAAAGAAAGACTAAAAAATTAAGAAAAGAACTTTCCAACAAAGAAAAAATAATCAACACTGCAGCTTTTATAGACGTAGAAACAACAGGCTTAAGTCAACAAGATAAAATTATAGAATTAGCTATAACTTTATTTGAGTTTGATGAAAAAACTGGCCAAATTATTGAAATCAAAGATAGTTATTCCGATTTACGCGATCCTGGAATCAAAATACCAAAAGATGCTACTAAAATTCATGGATTAAAAAACGAAGATGTTAAAGATAAAGAACTAAATAAAGATAAAATAAAAGATATCATAAAGAAAGCAAATTATTTAATAGCGCATAATGCTTCATTTGATAAAAGATTTGTTAAAGAACTATTCCCAGAAGTCAAAAATAAAACTTGGTTATGTTCTATGAATGATATTAATTGGAAAAAGAAAGGATTTGAATCTAAATCATTAGAAAATCTTATAAAAAAACATCAAATCGCTGAAAAACAATTACATAGAGCTCAAAACGATGTTGCAACTTCCATTGAACTATTAAATCAAGAAAGTAAGAATGGAAAAACCTATCTGTATGAGTGTTTGTTATAA
- a CDS encoding tetratricopeptide repeat protein: MKRIFKLVLGIFIIIMAIGGLLSDNIFIAIILGMVGFHIIRKNKDKNQDHLKNNISTTKNTKSTNDTTHNEEFAEKIIFEMLSENIDQNKFIYTKVVGVTYDNDDGTSRQEILKECNEGEKLKLAKKLAPYLNAGSEINAEITNLTGGANKNLGCNIKINRPSSEDEFNSDYFPSEMYKKAEKLRKRGKIEKAEDKYLEAIETDEFCNKSPDYEPNSRMYEQLAKLYYHTERDNKAIEVLDRYLKIKKDDKINEFKKRITNKDFRRLTNKYN; encoded by the coding sequence TTGAAGAGGATATTTAAGTTAGTTCTTGGAATCTTTATAATCATTATGGCTATAGGCGGTCTTTTAAGTGATAATATATTTATAGCTATTATTTTAGGGATGGTGGGTTTCCATATTATTCGCAAAAATAAAGATAAAAATCAAGATCATTTGAAAAATAATATTTCAACAACTAAAAATACAAAATCAACAAATGACACCACTCACAATGAAGAATTTGCTGAAAAAATCATTTTCGAAATGTTGTCAGAAAACATTGATCAGAATAAATTTATATATACTAAAGTAGTCGGAGTCACTTATGATAATGACGATGGCACAAGCAGACAAGAAATTCTTAAAGAATGTAATGAAGGAGAAAAATTAAAATTAGCAAAGAAATTAGCTCCCTATCTTAATGCTGGCTCTGAAATAAATGCTGAAATTACAAATTTGACTGGAGGGGCAAATAAAAATCTAGGATGTAATATAAAAATAAACAGACCTTCATCTGAAGATGAATTTAATTCAGATTATTTTCCTTCTGAAATGTACAAAAAAGCTGAAAAATTAAGAAAAAGAGGAAAAATAGAAAAAGCAGAAGACAAATATTTAGAAGCAATTGAAACAGACGAATTTTGTAATAAAAGTCCTGATTACGAACCAAACTCTAGAATGTATGAACAATTAGCTAAATTATATTATCACACTGAAAGAGATAATAAAGCAATTGAAGTATTAGATAGATATTTAAAAATAAAAAAAGACGACAAAATAAATGAATTTAAAAAAAGAATCACTAATAAAGATTTCCGAAGATTGACAAACAAATATAATTAA
- a CDS encoding ImmA/IrrE family metallo-endopeptidase, which produces MKDMGDKEKIRRQVLNALNDTYINFQEWAKEHNIHHQFAKLPKEVWGFVYQSEYCNYFVIIDKNLGYEMQREVFMHEVEHILYHFPEHNYIIGLDMHHTSLEDDADDFALEMMANVR; this is translated from the coding sequence GTGAAAGACATGGGGGATAAAGAAAAGATTAGACGCCAAGTACTTAACGCTCTTAATGATACTTATATAAATTTCCAAGAATGGGCTAAGGAGCATAACATTCATCATCAGTTTGCTAAACTTCCTAAAGAAGTCTGGGGCTTTGTATATCAATCTGAATACTGCAATTATTTTGTAATAATTGATAAAAATCTCGGCTATGAAATGCAAAGGGAGGTGTTTATGCATGAAGTAGAACATATTCTCTATCACTTTCCAGAACATAACTACATAATTGGGTTGGACATGCATCATACTTCCTTAGAAGATGATGCAGATGACTTTGCTCTTGAAATGATGGCTAACGTTAGGTAG
- a CDS encoding helix-turn-helix domain-containing protein — protein MKFKDRFKKLRKENSLTQKELGEKIGISEQAVSNYERGNRNPDHSMLTKIANFFDCSIDYLLGQVDQRNPNTENKKANKIKQALEDDEDLQEFWEQLSTREDLKLMFKQTKDLSPESIHRIIEIVKIIEDEERERHGG, from the coding sequence ATGAAATTCAAAGATAGGTTTAAAAAGCTAAGAAAAGAAAATAGTTTGACTCAAAAAGAATTAGGAGAAAAAATAGGAATTTCTGAACAAGCTGTATCTAATTATGAACGGGGAAATAGAAATCCAGATCATTCAATGTTAACAAAAATAGCAAATTTTTTTGATTGTAGTATTGATTATCTTCTTGGTCAAGTAGACCAACGTAACCCAAATACTGAAAACAAAAAAGCAAACAAAATTAAACAAGCCTTAGAAGATGATGAAGATTTACAGGAATTTTGGGAGCAATTATCTACCCGGGAAGATCTGAAACTAATGTTTAAGCAAACTAAAGACCTTAGCCCAGAATCAATTCACCGAATTATAGAAATAGTTAAAATTATTGAAGATGAAGAGCGTGAAAGACATGGGGGATAA
- a CDS encoding helix-turn-helix domain-containing protein, translated as MIKINVGKNLEIIREHFNKSQTEMSNMLEISLQRYNNYEKERRRLPVEIAKKISEEFSLSLEAVFFANELFELLNFEDQKSA; from the coding sequence GTGATAAAAATTAACGTAGGTAAAAATCTAGAAATTATAAGAGAGCATTTTAACAAATCACAAACTGAAATGTCTAATATGTTAGAGATTTCATTGCAGAGATATAACAATTATGAAAAAGAACGACGAAGACTTCCTGTTGAAATAGCTAAAAAAATAAGTGAAGAGTTTAGCTTGTCTTTAGAAGCAGTTTTTTTTGCCAATGAACTATTCGAACTGTTGAATTTTGAAGATCAGAAATCAGCCTGA
- a CDS encoding phage antirepressor N-terminal domain-containing protein — translation MSNLAVVKQKAVDFQGSELLGIKANDGNIYVGMRWVMRGIGFTKGKATREIQKAKKDEVVSKGVSNLKTLTSGGKQTVKCLNIDFLPLWLAKISITPTIKKEQPKVAWNMTQYQLKAKDVLAEAFIENKKPNNEFDLMRQMIDKLEETNQRVIRAEQKVDQTQDELKTTKHRVDNLDAVNLQGNLRQRLNKMVRKYAFQNGNDFKRAWNDFKKSFNTAFNTNIELLKTNHQQKTGREVSTPEILEIKGMLADAIRIADKMINQSA, via the coding sequence ATGAGCAACTTAGCAGTGGTTAAACAGAAAGCGGTTGATTTTCAAGGTTCAGAGCTTTTAGGGATTAAAGCTAATGATGGTAATATTTATGTTGGTATGAGGTGGGTTATGAGAGGTATAGGATTCACTAAAGGAAAAGCTACCAGAGAGATTCAGAAGGCTAAGAAAGATGAAGTAGTTTCTAAAGGGGTTTCAAATTTGAAGACCCTTACTTCTGGAGGTAAACAGACTGTTAAATGTTTAAATATCGATTTTTTACCTCTTTGGCTAGCTAAAATTAGTATTACTCCAACTATCAAAAAGGAACAACCTAAAGTAGCTTGGAACATGACTCAGTATCAACTGAAGGCTAAAGATGTGCTAGCAGAAGCTTTTATTGAAAACAAGAAACCTAATAATGAATTCGATCTTATGAGACAGATGATCGACAAACTAGAAGAAACTAATCAGAGGGTAATCAGAGCAGAGCAGAAGGTTGATCAGACTCAAGATGAATTAAAAACTACTAAACATCGAGTAGATAATCTTGATGCAGTTAATCTTCAGGGAAACTTACGTCAGCGACTTAATAAGATGGTTCGCAAATATGCATTTCAGAATGGAAATGACTTTAAGCGGGCTTGGAATGACTTTAAGAAAAGCTTTAATACAGCATTTAATACTAACATTGAGCTGCTAAAGACTAATCATCAACAGAAAACCGGGCGAGAAGTTTCGACTCCAGAGATTCTTGAGATTAAAGGGATGTTAGCAGATGCAATTCGAATAGCAGATAAGATGATTAATCAAAGTGCTTAA
- a CDS encoding helix-turn-helix domain-containing protein, translated as MEQILEQLEVLNEKIEQIDKQEQVVEQKLLSVEETTEIVSLSETKIYELIKQEKIPYVMIGRRRMIPKKELSEWISQKSKGDNKLNVGKENMRIIG; from the coding sequence ATGGAACAGATCTTAGAACAGTTGGAAGTGCTTAATGAAAAGATAGAACAAATAGACAAACAAGAACAAGTAGTCGAACAGAAATTATTAAGTGTTGAGGAAACTACTGAAATAGTTAGTTTAAGTGAAACTAAAATATATGAACTAATAAAACAGGAGAAAATTCCTTATGTGATGATTGGTAGGCGTAGAATGATACCCAAGAAAGAATTGAGCGAGTGGATTAGTCAAAAGTCTAAAGGTGATAATAAACTAAATGTTGGTAAAGAAAATATGAGAATTATAGGTTAA